A genomic segment from Microbulbifer elongatus encodes:
- a CDS encoding filamentous hemagglutinin N-terminal domain-containing protein, translated as MKRNLLSVAVSLAGLMSATVAHSVEVGNIGDFTTDDAVTFDDSDKHQVDGESFSKISIDGEFAKLDWETFNIAQSEGLYFDFTAVADGSFDASSVVINKVQNGTTNIAGWLGSDGHVVLINPRGVLFGQGASVNVAALTAAAMEGDIDSGSGDFAFNLIDPSSISSEDGESRSVTVEAGSVIRAGRGITLIGESVKNSGLLSTAQDQGELVGGNINIHTGGRVTLSLGGDGLIGVEVEKEALDDEFDAAYEILNSGTVDAVQVVMKAGAADSIYSAAVNNTGDVLATGIDTSGGTITLGAYGAGTAKIENDGTLNVSNGEIENAVAGSIDVTAKDVVLGTDSELIADASTYTNTDTDPDTVIDTVADGGDITVSASQSLTLAGSISATGNGVLSSGGVVTTTSEDAIAGASDVSVVTDDIDAAAGGEWKVTAQSLELDGVDCADNCISSTAVADALAANATLTIDANAEPLTVEQGLEWTESSSLNLVSEGTVELATGQTVTASNGTLNIVAASGFTNNGAVSVNDFSLGVGVEGAEELDLPTVSIIGNIQSVNPFTIANAGGNHHFDVSGISSFSVIESSGGETKLKSDSLTSVATITNADGVVVGEGVTLFGNNGTDGIDDDVFFLNGSGNIEYSGVIFENLDTVNGLGGKDAINASAFSGGIGLTDITGQLDAGGLVITGITEITTETLTGTTGQEIFDLAAGNTLTVDTYDGFNFLGVANLDGNGGSDSFNSAAGGDWELAENLASVTHGGSLTVENVGVFVGGSGNVVGDSNSYFFDVDSGTSVTVANNAEFDGTQLIFSGINKVESSGQLNALDLSEVYLKKDDGDVAADVFVDTASNDSGIKFFGLSGVKVAQIDTRQAGGIALSVTGNGVAEFTDINLEASSLTDVIGASGNKLYSTGDWTVIDDGGNNNGIDFTGIWEVTSGGADLTAEKNAKNNFSISSGGYVGIHGMLFKDLAKVSPGAGSSSSHLSASDYEYGVVIGVDNDSVALLTDAAASTGTVFYGLSTVTTDVLSARNAVGTAIFTIKNDGSKGDYFDVSTSNIEFYALKTVQGTENGTEVIGWDDSWTLNRSEQGELFFSSGSGVDVYDFDTINTDRGTLDFNIGERFTLESDGDVFVANTTFSDLAFLQRGSGFVVGTAGNPSLDASAYSNGLVLTDTELEVVAGTLEMSDISSITANKLTASTTAETQHDFVIGSSAGSQTVTVNGMVFDALGEVISDGNDSFSENASGLAVLYLDDASGSGIYSHLAGAEDEPDFSVSSGILFSDFASTSVASVNTNGQSVSLDINSSNNADLASDAFTFTGLSTIAGSGNDQVTGGGIWTLGADHVRNSLIDFTGAWEVVASGGQLKGSTAQEVFTLRSDGTLTVSGYTGFEFSDLTSVTKGASSDSVSSASGINWALLDADSVESSNGITFDGFENFNTTAATLTGTTGDNAFTLTGSADDGATVSYGIMAFTGLASVAGNGSTYDGVTNPGVAGDQLDASNYSDALALTGTDGELQVAGTLTFKGLNSAILDQLTATDSADVFEASGSGALTAAAINLSGLSRVNGGGGNDKLVAQDTPTMEGGYVRSSGIDFYGLRVIDANETATLNATNNNDIIAFDDLGKLTVNGIAIENVTTIDARGGTDDRVTGMSGQNWQLLSGTSAKNNGITFLNAETLAAVSGGLLGTTGADRFKLNTDDSIDFGSMTIFGMTSLNGNGDADSLDASAFGAGISLTTTTGELEAGELTITGITDITTGKLTGTTDKEVFDLATGNILTVDTYTGFIFRGVANLDGNGGSDSFNSAAGGDWQLAENLASVTLDRESDSDLTITGVDVFTGGAGVIKGHSSGHDFVVTADSAVTVDGTHQFSGISSVDAGTGADDVEAIAGVTLAGTDGAFKSSAIDFTGIDSATASTLQGSTNAEVYTLQGSGALEVADIDFIGVSSVDAGTGVDQSDRVDSRGGQGFTLYADASVLHDGITFSNVEHFTAPNDANLNASAFGAGLVLTGSAREVTAGSITFSGLTSANTASLTGSGGSDVFTLASGSVSAQQIQFNGVTSVTAGSTDNSVDSAGGINWALLDADSVKSSNGITFDVFENFNTTAATLTGTTGDDAFTLTGSADDGATVSYKNMAFTGLVGVVGNGSTYDAVSNPGVAGDQLDASGYSDALALTGTDGELQVAGTLTFEGLNSAILEQLTATDSADVFEASGSGTLTAAGINLSGLSRVNGGGGNDKLVAQDTPTMEGGYVRSSGIDFYGLGVIDANETATLNATNNNDIIAFDDLGKLTVNGIAIENVTTIDARGGTDDRVTGMSGQNWQLLSGTSAKNNGITFLNAETLAAVSGGLLGTTGADRFKLNTDDSIDFGSMTIFGMTSLNGNGDADSLDASAFGAGISLTTTTGELEAGELTITGITDITTGKLTGTTDKEVFDLATGNILTVDTYTGFIFRGVANLDGNGGSDSFNSAAGGDWQLAENLASVTLDRESDSDLTITGVDVFTGGAGVIKGHSSGHDFVVTADSAVTVDGTHQFSGISSVDAGTGADDVEAIAGVTLAGTDGAFKSSAIDFTGIDSATASTLQGSTNAEVYTLQGSGAVEVADIDFIGVSSVDAGTGVDQSDRVDSRGGQGFTLYADASVLHDGITFSNVEHFTAPNDANLNASAFGAGLVLTGSAREVTAGSITFSGLTSANTASLTGSTQSEVFTLTSDSITARLIEFDGVTSVTAGGTGNSVDSASGINWALLDADSVESSNGITFDGFESFNTTAATLTGTTGDDAFTLTGSADDGATVSYESMAFTGLASVVGNGSTYDAVTNPGVAGDQLDASGYSDALALTGTDGELQVAGTLTFAALSSAVLAELDGSAGDETFEVTGAGAITVADLNLTGLNRVNGNDGTNTLRSAGTIDLNETNDFVFAEGIEFYDIKQLDVGAVGATDDSDEIWFNADGNVIVNGFEIVSESTQIDGKGGVDTVTGFDGADWTIVGGSSAENNGITFLNVEILNALSGGVFGTDGVDAFVLNSADSISVGGLTINDMTFVDGVSADNSLDASAYNGGLTLSDTAGEVFAGSLSLKGIKQATTDTLTGSAGADSFALASDGSIEVAGIAFQGVTKLAGGAEGDSLSSSIGADWQLAEEVASLQHGDLLISGIERFAGGSGRIVGNDSGHTFAVIDNGALTVDGIQFSNVTAVDGGIGSDDVTAISSVQLAGVDGAFTSSEMAFTGIESVSASELVGSATTERFVLSDGGITVAGMGFSGVESVDAGGGTDVVTGNDVLWRSLERDAALVEGAAVATVDSLTVLFENLEEVEATGAYTGPSFGTEYLMTGPQNLQIGGVNFAGVDSIAAGSGSDTLLGFDADMSWTLGNSGGSVSDAQASVSFSGFEQIVAGGGNDSFQLDGGSLASLDTGAGDDTVIMGGTLLDSLLLGAGDDVLQITAGSQPAQLAGGSGSDQLVMQLATQQQWQIRGNSEAQHQLGEFAFTGFESLQDTAGGLDLVSSQQMDFTNIGGTAGIEFNGGDMTLGYGGAGDVILVSTTAETIGGFLKAGGADLTLAGDLNIESDLESLSLRSSGGDIDVSIVESDDLVIGKLDVGRGNLSLASANFGLLTAESFRDTHITAGSAVIGTEQQRWGNIGTVINPLRFNVTESVGIVALFYYEPAFEGYMPIFTAIGNKGVSIASAETTQGLKTAVQNPVDDIAQLDPGIFSEVAPYSLGIDALNLPEVQLRGGELRPLGESEDDEEEREESAKVEDGAVERGVLESAMLEPLPMAVGGR; from the coding sequence ATGAAAAGAAATTTGCTGTCTGTTGCGGTGAGCCTGGCGGGGCTGATGAGTGCCACCGTGGCACATTCTGTAGAAGTTGGAAATATTGGAGACTTCACCACTGACGACGCTGTTACCTTCGACGATAGCGATAAACATCAGGTGGACGGCGAAAGCTTTTCCAAAATTAGTATTGATGGCGAGTTTGCCAAACTTGACTGGGAAACATTCAATATCGCTCAGTCGGAAGGGCTGTATTTTGACTTTACCGCTGTTGCTGATGGAAGCTTTGATGCGTCTTCCGTGGTGATCAATAAGGTGCAGAATGGTACCACCAACATTGCGGGTTGGTTGGGTTCAGACGGTCATGTGGTATTGATCAATCCCAGGGGCGTTCTGTTCGGACAGGGGGCTTCTGTTAATGTGGCTGCACTGACGGCCGCGGCTATGGAAGGCGATATTGACAGTGGCTCTGGCGATTTTGCTTTCAACTTAATAGATCCATCGAGTATATCCAGTGAAGATGGCGAGTCCAGATCAGTAACCGTTGAAGCTGGCAGTGTGATCAGGGCCGGTCGGGGTATCACACTCATTGGTGAGAGCGTGAAGAACTCAGGTCTGTTGTCTACCGCACAAGATCAGGGCGAGTTGGTGGGCGGTAATATCAATATTCATACGGGCGGCCGCGTCACGCTGAGCCTGGGTGGCGATGGGCTGATCGGTGTAGAAGTAGAGAAAGAGGCTCTTGATGATGAGTTTGATGCCGCTTACGAGATTCTGAATTCCGGCACGGTGGATGCTGTACAGGTAGTAATGAAGGCTGGCGCAGCTGATAGTATCTACAGCGCAGCTGTGAATAACACCGGTGATGTTCTGGCAACGGGAATTGACACCTCCGGAGGCACGATCACTCTGGGTGCCTATGGGGCGGGCACGGCAAAGATTGAAAATGATGGAACCCTGAATGTCAGCAACGGTGAGATTGAGAATGCCGTGGCAGGATCAATTGACGTTACGGCCAAGGATGTTGTGCTGGGTACGGATAGTGAGCTGATTGCGGATGCCAGTACCTACACAAACACCGATACAGACCCCGATACAGTAATTGATACGGTGGCGGATGGTGGCGATATTACTGTCTCTGCCTCCCAGAGCCTTACCCTTGCTGGCAGCATCAGTGCTACTGGGAATGGCGTGCTTAGTAGCGGTGGTGTCGTTACAACCACTTCCGAAGATGCCATCGCAGGTGCATCGGATGTGTCCGTGGTTACCGATGACATAGATGCGGCAGCTGGTGGCGAATGGAAAGTTACTGCCCAATCCCTGGAGCTAGATGGTGTTGACTGCGCGGATAACTGTATCAGCTCCACCGCAGTCGCCGACGCATTGGCCGCTAACGCAACGTTGACCATTGATGCGAATGCAGAGCCACTTACTGTCGAGCAAGGTCTCGAATGGACCGAGTCTTCGTCTCTTAATCTCGTATCCGAAGGCACTGTGGAGCTGGCCACGGGGCAAACAGTAACAGCTAGTAACGGCACCTTGAACATAGTAGCTGCTAGTGGTTTTACTAATAACGGAGCTGTTAGTGTCAACGATTTCTCGTTGGGAGTGGGTGTGGAGGGAGCCGAAGAGCTGGACCTTCCAACGGTTAGTATTATCGGGAATATACAGTCTGTAAATCCATTCACGATAGCTAACGCCGGTGGTAATCATCACTTTGATGTCAGTGGAATCTCCTCATTTTCAGTAATTGAATCGAGCGGTGGTGAAACAAAGCTTAAAAGTGACTCGTTAACGAGTGTTGCAACGATCACAAATGCTGATGGTGTGGTGGTCGGTGAAGGGGTCACACTCTTTGGGAATAATGGAACTGATGGTATTGACGACGATGTGTTCTTCCTAAATGGCTCTGGGAATATCGAATACAGTGGAGTGATTTTTGAAAACCTCGATACGGTGAATGGTCTTGGGGGCAAGGATGCTATTAACGCCAGCGCCTTCAGTGGGGGCATCGGTCTGACCGACATCACCGGCCAGCTGGACGCCGGTGGTCTAGTCATTACCGGAATCACCGAGATCACGACCGAAACATTGACCGGCACCACAGGCCAGGAAATTTTCGACCTGGCTGCCGGAAACACCCTGACCGTCGACACTTACGACGGGTTTAACTTTCTCGGTGTAGCGAACCTGGACGGCAACGGTGGCTCCGACAGTTTTAACAGTGCTGCCGGTGGGGACTGGGAACTGGCAGAAAACCTGGCCAGCGTTACCCACGGGGGAAGTCTCACTGTTGAGAATGTCGGTGTATTTGTTGGTGGTTCAGGAAACGTTGTCGGTGATAGTAATAGCTATTTCTTCGATGTGGACAGTGGAACCTCCGTTACCGTTGCCAATAACGCGGAGTTTGATGGTACCCAATTGATATTCAGTGGCATCAACAAAGTAGAGTCTAGTGGTCAATTGAATGCGCTAGATCTATCGGAAGTCTATCTTAAAAAAGATGATGGCGATGTTGCGGCAGATGTATTCGTCGACACTGCCAGTAACGATAGCGGGATCAAGTTTTTTGGGCTATCTGGCGTTAAAGTCGCACAGATAGATACGAGACAGGCCGGCGGTATCGCCTTGTCAGTGACCGGTAATGGGGTGGCAGAGTTTACGGATATAAATCTGGAAGCCAGCAGTCTTACCGATGTAATCGGGGCTTCCGGAAATAAGCTGTACTCGACCGGTGATTGGACCGTAATTGACGATGGTGGGAATAATAATGGTATTGATTTCACCGGTATCTGGGAAGTTACGTCGGGTGGTGCGGATCTAACCGCCGAAAAGAATGCCAAAAATAATTTCTCAATCAGCAGCGGTGGTTATGTCGGTATCCATGGGATGCTGTTTAAAGATTTGGCGAAGGTATCCCCCGGCGCTGGATCGAGCAGTAGTCATCTGAGTGCCTCTGATTACGAATATGGAGTTGTAATTGGAGTTGATAACGATAGTGTTGCTCTGTTGACAGATGCAGCAGCTAGTACTGGGACAGTATTCTACGGATTAAGTACGGTTACCACTGATGTGCTCTCGGCACGCAATGCGGTCGGTACTGCCATATTCACCATTAAAAATGATGGTTCGAAGGGTGATTACTTTGACGTCAGCACTAGTAATATCGAGTTTTATGCTTTAAAAACAGTTCAGGGTACCGAAAACGGAACAGAGGTTATAGGTTGGGACGATAGCTGGACCCTGAATAGATCTGAGCAAGGTGAGCTTTTCTTCTCAAGTGGCTCCGGCGTGGATGTTTACGATTTCGATACCATCAATACTGACCGCGGTACGCTAGATTTCAATATTGGTGAGCGTTTCACGCTTGAGTCCGATGGCGACGTTTTTGTCGCAAATACGACTTTCAGTGATCTTGCTTTTTTGCAGAGAGGTTCGGGTTTTGTCGTTGGCACTGCAGGTAATCCTTCTCTGGATGCCAGTGCCTACTCAAATGGATTGGTGCTCACCGATACCGAACTGGAAGTGGTTGCCGGCACCCTGGAAATGTCCGACATCTCCAGTATTACTGCCAATAAGTTGACCGCGTCTACAACAGCAGAAACACAACACGACTTCGTGATCGGCTCCAGTGCCGGTTCGCAGACGGTAACAGTCAACGGAATGGTGTTTGATGCGCTGGGGGAGGTGATCTCCGATGGAAACGACAGTTTCTCGGAAAACGCCTCCGGGCTGGCGGTATTGTATCTCGATGATGCTAGCGGCAGCGGAATCTACTCGCATCTCGCCGGGGCAGAAGACGAACCAGATTTCTCCGTCAGCAGCGGTATTCTATTTTCTGACTTCGCGTCTACCAGTGTTGCCTCGGTTAATACTAATGGTCAGAGTGTCTCCCTGGATATAAATTCTTCGAACAATGCGGATCTCGCGAGCGATGCATTCACATTTACGGGGCTGTCGACTATCGCCGGGTCCGGGAATGACCAGGTCACCGGTGGTGGTATCTGGACCCTGGGTGCCGATCACGTTCGCAATTCATTGATTGATTTCACTGGTGCATGGGAGGTTGTTGCCAGCGGCGGTCAATTGAAGGGCAGTACTGCTCAGGAAGTCTTTACCTTACGGAGTGACGGAACACTGACTGTTTCCGGGTATACCGGATTTGAATTCAGTGATTTGACCTCGGTTACTAAAGGGGCGAGTAGCGATAGTGTATCCAGTGCCAGCGGTATCAATTGGGCACTGCTGGATGCAGATTCCGTAGAAAGCAGCAACGGCATCACCTTCGATGGCTTTGAGAACTTCAACACCACTGCAGCCACGCTGACCGGTACCACAGGGGATAATGCTTTTACGCTGACCGGCAGTGCCGATGACGGCGCGACCGTGTCCTATGGAATCATGGCGTTTACCGGCCTGGCCAGTGTTGCGGGCAATGGCTCAACCTATGATGGCGTAACCAACCCCGGCGTTGCCGGTGACCAGCTGGATGCCAGCAACTACAGCGATGCACTGGCCCTGACTGGTACCGATGGCGAGTTGCAGGTGGCCGGTACTCTGACCTTCAAAGGGCTGAATTCCGCGATCCTGGACCAGCTGACCGCAACTGATAGCGCCGACGTTTTTGAGGCTAGCGGTTCAGGTGCGCTGACAGCTGCCGCTATCAATCTTTCCGGACTTTCCCGTGTGAACGGCGGTGGTGGCAACGACAAGCTGGTTGCCCAAGACACACCGACCATGGAAGGCGGCTATGTTCGCAGCAGCGGTATAGACTTCTATGGTCTGAGGGTTATTGATGCGAATGAAACCGCCACCCTGAACGCCACCAACAACAATGACATTATTGCCTTCGATGACCTGGGCAAGCTGACCGTTAATGGTATCGCCATTGAAAACGTCACAACCATTGATGCGCGCGGCGGTACCGACGACCGTGTCACCGGCATGTCGGGTCAGAACTGGCAGCTGCTGAGTGGCACCAGTGCCAAAAACAACGGCATTACCTTTCTCAACGCCGAAACCCTGGCAGCAGTCAGCGGTGGTCTGCTGGGCACCACCGGTGCCGACCGCTTCAAGCTGAACACGGATGACAGTATCGATTTTGGCAGTATGACCATTTTCGGCATGACTTCCCTGAACGGCAATGGCGATGCGGATAGCCTGGATGCCAGTGCCTTCGGTGCGGGTATCAGTCTCACCACCACCACTGGCGAGCTGGAAGCCGGTGAACTAACCATCACCGGTATCACAGACATCACCACTGGCAAATTGACCGGCACCACAGATAAAGAAGTCTTCGATCTGGCTACCGGCAATATCCTGACCGTCGACACTTATACCGGGTTTATCTTCCGCGGTGTTGCGAACCTGGACGGCAACGGTGGCTCCGACAGTTTTAACAGCGCTGCCGGTGGCGACTGGCAACTGGCAGAAAACCTGGCCAGCGTTACCCTCGATCGCGAATCGGATAGTGACCTCACTATTACAGGTGTCGACGTCTTCACCGGTGGCGCCGGGGTGATCAAAGGGCACAGCAGCGGGCACGACTTTGTGGTGACTGCTGACAGCGCGGTGACCGTTGATGGCACGCACCAGTTTAGTGGCATCAGTAGTGTGGATGCCGGTACCGGCGCGGATGACGTAGAAGCCATCGCCGGTGTTACCCTGGCTGGGACCGACGGTGCCTTCAAGAGCAGTGCGATCGACTTTACCGGTATTGACAGTGCCACCGCGTCCACGCTGCAAGGCAGCACCAATGCGGAAGTCTATACCCTGCAAGGAAGTGGTGCCCTCGAGGTTGCGGATATTGACTTCATCGGCGTGAGTAGTGTCGATGCCGGCACCGGTGTGGATCAAAGTGACCGGGTGGATTCCCGTGGAGGTCAGGGCTTTACCCTGTATGCGGACGCTTCGGTATTGCACGACGGTATCACCTTCAGCAATGTCGAGCATTTCACGGCCCCGAATGATGCCAACCTCAATGCCAGCGCCTTTGGTGCGGGCCTGGTGCTTACCGGCAGTGCGCGGGAAGTTACCGCAGGCAGCATCACCTTCAGTGGACTCACTTCCGCCAATACCGCGTCGCTTACCGGCAGTGGTGGAAGCGATGTATTTACCCTGGCCAGTGGCAGCGTCAGTGCACAACAGATCCAGTTCAACGGCGTTACCAGCGTGACCGCCGGGAGTACGGACAATAGCGTTGACAGTGCCGGTGGTATCAACTGGGCACTGCTGGATGCAGATTCGGTAAAAAGTAGCAACGGCATCACCTTCGATGTCTTTGAGAACTTCAACACCACTGCAGCCACGCTGACCGGTACCACAGGGGATGATGCTTTTACACTGACCGGCAGTGCCGACGACGGCGCAACCGTGTCCTATAAAAATATGGCGTTTACCGGCCTGGTCGGTGTTGTCGGCAATGGCTCAACCTATGATGCCGTAAGCAACCCCGGCGTTGCCGGTGACCAGCTGGATGCCAGCGGCTACAGCGATGCGCTGGCCCTGACTGGCACCGATGGCGAGTTGCAGGTGGCCGGTACTCTGACCTTCGAAGGGCTGAATTCCGCGATCCTGGAGCAGCTGACCGCAACCGATAGCGCCGACGTGTTTGAGGCTAGCGGTTCAGGTACGCTGACAGCTGCCGGCATCAATCTTTCCGGGCTTTCCCGTGTGAACGGCGGTGGTGGCAACGACAAGCTGGTTGCCCAAGACACACCGACCATGGAAGGCGGCTATGTTCGCAGCAGCGGTATAGACTTCTATGGTCTGGGGGTTATTGATGCGAATGAAACCGCCACCCTGAACGCCACCAACAACAATGACATTATTGCCTTCGATGACCTGGGCAAGCTGACCGTTAATGGTATCGCCATTGAAAACGTCACAACCATTGATGCGCGCGGCGGTACCGACGACCGTGTCACCGGCATGTCGGGCCAGAACTGGCAGCTGCTGAGTGGCACCAGTGCCAAAAACAACGGCATTACCTTTCTCAACGCCGAAACCCTGGCAGCAGTCAGCGGTGGTCTGCTGGGCACCACCGGTGCCGACCGCTTCAAGCTGAACACGGATGACAGTATCGATTTTGGCAGTATGACCATTTTCGGCATGACTTCCCTGAACGGCAATGGCGATGCGGATAGCCTGGATGCCAGTGCCTTCGGTGCGGGTATCAGTCTCACCACCACCACTGGCGAGCTGGAAGCCGGTGAACTAACCATCACCGGTATCACAGACATCACCACTGGCAAATTGACCGGCACCACAGATAAAGAAGTCTTCGATCTGGCTACCGGCAATATCCTGACCGTCGACACTTATACCGGGTTTATCTTCCGCGGTGTTGCGAACCTGGACGGCAACGGTGGCTCCGACAGTTTTAACAGCGCTGCCGGTGGCGACTGGCAACTGGCAGAAAACCTGGCCAGCGTTACCCTCGATCGCGAATCGGATAGTGACCTCACTATTACAGGTGTCGACGTCTTCACCGGTGGCGCCGGGGTGATCAAAGGGCACAGCAGCGGGCACGACTTTGTGGTGACTGCTGACAGCGCGGTGACCGTTGATGGCACGCACCAGTTTAGTGGCATCAGTAGTGTGGATGCCGGTACCGGCGCGGATGACGTAGAAGCCATCGCCGGTGTTACCCTGGCTGGGACCGACGGTGCCTTCAAGAGCAGTGCGATCGACTTTACCGGTATTGACAGTGCCACCGCGTCCACGCTGCAAGGCAGCACCAATGCGGAAGTCTATACCCTGCAAGGAAGTGGTGCCGTCGAGGTTGCGGATATTGACTTCATCGGCGTGAGTAGTGTCGATGCCGGCACCGGTGTGGATCAAAGTGACCGGGTGGATTCCCGTGGAGGTCAGGGCTTTACCCTGTATGCGGACGCTTCGGTATTGCACGACGGTATCACCTTCAGCAATGTCGAGCATTTCACGGCCCCGAATGATGCCAACCTCAATGCCAGCGCCTTTGGTGCGGGCCTGGTGCTCACCGGCAGTGCGCGGGAAGTTACCGCAGGCAGCATCACCTTCAGTGGACTCACTTCCGCCAATACCGCGTCGCTCACCGGTAGCACGCAGAGTGAAGTGTTTACTCTTACCAGTGACAGTATCACCGCCCGCCTGATCGAGTTCGACGGTGTTACCAGCGTGACCGCCGGTGGCACCGGCAATAGCGTTGATAGTGCCAGTGGTATCAACTGGGCACTGCTGGATGCAGATTCCGTAGAAAGCAGCAACGGCATCACCTTCGATGGCTTTGAGAGCTTCAACACCACTGCAGCCACGCTGACCGGTACCACAGGGGATGATGCTTTTACGCTGACCGGCAGTGCCGACGACGGCGCAACCGTGTCCTATGAAAGTATGGCGTTTACCGGCCTGGCCAGTGTTGTCGGCAATGGCTCAACCTATGATGCCGTAACCAACCCCGGCGTTGCCGGTGACCAGCTGGATGCCAGCGGCTACAGCGATGCACTGGCCCTGACTGGCACCGATGGCGAGTTGCAGGTGGCCGGTACTCTGACCTTTGCCGCACTGAGCTCGGCTGTGCTGGCTGAGCTGGACGGGTCCGCTGGGGACGAAACGTTCGAGGTGACTGGTGCGGGCGCAATCACCGTGGCGGATCTGAATCTGACGGGGCTGAATCGGGTGAATGGTAACGATGGTACCAATACTCTGCGCTCCGCCGGTACGATAGATCTGAATGAGACCAACGATTTTGTCTTCGCGGAGGGTATCGAGTTTTACGATATCAAACAGCTCGACGTGGGCGCAGTTGGAGCTACCGACGATAGTGATGAAATCTGGTTCAACGCTGATGGCAATGTGATCGTCAATGGATTTGAGATAGTTTCCGAATCCACTCAGATAGACGGAAAAGGTGGTGTTGATACGGTTACCGGGTTCGATGGCGCAGACTGGACGATCGTCGGTGGCAGCAGTGCTGAAAATAACGGTATCACCTTCCTGAATGTAGAGATTCTCAACGCCTTGAGTGGTGGTGTGTTTGGTACAGACGGGGTAGATGCATTTGTTCTGAACAGTGCTGACAGTATTTCTGTAGGCGGATTGACCATCAACGACATGACATTTGTGGATGGTGTTTCTGCCGATAACTCTCTGGATGCCAGCGCCTACAATGGTGGGCTGACATTGTCTGACACTGCTGGAGAGGTGTTTGCGGGCTCGCTTAGCCTCAAGGGTATCAAACAGGCGACCACTGACACCCTGACAGGTAGCGCGGGAGCAGATAGTTTCGCGCTCGCCAGCGACGGCTCGATCGAGGTCGCCGGGATAGCGTTTCAGGGTGTGACAAAACTTGCTGGTGGCGCTGAGGGGGATAGCTTGAGCAGTTCCATCGGCGCGGACTGGCAGTTGGCGGAAGAGGTTGCGAGCCTGCAGCACGGTGACTTGTTGATCTCAGGTATCGAACGGTTCGCCGGGGGCTCTGGTCGCATTGTCGGAAATGACAGTGGGCATACCTTTGCGGTCATCGATAACGGTGCTCTGACTGTAGATGGCATTCAATTCTCCAATGTCACCGCTGTCGATGGCGGTATTGGAAGCGACGATGTCACTGCGATCTCCAGCGTGCAGCTGGCGGGGGTGGACGGTGCGTTCACAAGCAGTGAGATGGCGTTTACCGGAATTGAAAGTGTGAGCGCCTCGGAGCTGGTTGGCAGTGCCACCACTGAAAGGTTCGTGCTGAGCGATGGCGGTATCACCGTCGCCGGTATGGGATTCAGTGGTGTAGAGAGCGTCGATGCCGGCGGAGGCACAGATGTTGTCACCGGGAATGATGTTCTCTGGCGTTCGCTCGAGCGCGATGCCGCGCTGGTGGAAGGTGCTGCAGTGGCCACGGTCGACTCCCTCACCGTACTGTTTGAAAACCTGGAGGAGGTCGAGGCTACCGGCGCCTATACAGGTCCGTCATTCGGTACCGAATACTTGATGACTGGTCCACAAAATCTGCAGATAGGTGGAGTGAATTTCGCTGGAGTGGATTCCATAGCAGCGGGCAGTGGCAGCGATACCCTTCTCGGCTTCGATGCCGATATGAGTTGGACCCTGGGCAACAGCGGCGGCAGCGTCTCGGATGCACAGGCTTCGGTGAGCTTCAGTGGATTCGAGCAGATTGTCGCCGGTGGCGGCAACGACTCCTTCCAGCTGGATGGGGGAAGTTTGGCATCCCTGGATACGGGTGCTGGGGATGACACTGTGATCATGGGCGGCACCCTACTGGATAGCCTGTTGTTGGGCGCTGGCGACGATGTTTTGCAGATCACGGCCGGCAGCCAGCCCGCGCAGCTTGCCGGGGGATCTGGTAGCGATCAGCTGGTGATGCAGCTGGCCACGCAGCAGCAATGGCAGATCCGCGGTAACTCGGAGGCACAACACCAGTTGGGAGAGTTCGCTTTTACCGGTTTCGAGTCCCTGCAGGATACTGCGGGCGGCTTGGATCTGGTTTCCAGTCAGCAAATGGACTTCACCAACATTGGCGGTACTGCGGGCATCGAGTTTAATGGCGGTGATATGACGCTCGGATACGGCGGTGCGGGCGATGTGATCCTCGTCAGTACTACCGCAGAAACCATTGGTGGCTTCCTCAAGGCTGGCGGCGCCGACCTTACCCTGGCCGGTGATCTGAATATTGAATCTGATCTCGAGTCGTTGTCATTGCGTTCGAGCGGCGGCGATATCGATGTGTCGATTGTGGAGAGCGATGATCTGGTGATCGGAAAACTCGATGTGGGTCGAGGCAATCTATCCCTGGCCAGCGCCAATTTTGGCCTGCTAACCGCCGAGAGTTTCCGCGATACGCACATTACAGCCGGATCCGCGGTTATCGGTACCGAGCAGCAGCGCTGGGGCAATATCGGTACGGTAATTAACCCGTTGCGATTCAATGTCACCGAGTCTGTGGGCATCGTCGCGTTGTTTTACTACGAGCCGGCGTTCGAGGGATATATGCCAATATTTACCGCAATCGGTAATAAGGGTGTTTCCATCGCCAGTGCCGAGACGACCCAGGGACTGAAGACTGCGGTGCAGAACCCGGTAGACGACATCGCCCAGCTGGACCCGGGTATTTTCAGCGAAGTGGCCCCGTACAGTCTGGGTATCGACGCGCTGAACCTCCCGGAAGTGCAGTTGCGCGGTGGCGAGCTGCGACCTTTGGGTGAATCTGAGGACGACGAGGAAGAGCGGGAAGAAAGCGCGAAGGTGGAAGACGGTGCGGTTGAGCGCGGAGTACTGGAAAGCGCCATGCTGGAGCCGCTGCCCATG